CGATCCACATCCAGGTCGGGACTTTCAGGCAGGCTTCCATGACGGGCTGGGACAACAGCGGAAAGTGTACGGAGCGTTCCGGGCCGCGTGGTCCGGCATCCCTGAATAGCTGATTTCCGATCAGGTCATGAATTTTCTCGCGATCACCGGGCAGCGCGCCCGGGGGTGCGTCTATCCAGGGATGATGCTCCGAGATTGTTGCCGCACAGGCTGGGTTGAGCAGCGTGCGATCTTCTTTCCAAGTCGCACGTGGCCGGCGCAGCACTTTCTTGAGGGTCAATCGGCCGGCCTTGAAGACCGTGCATCGGTGAAGGGTGGCAAGGTTTCCGATGGTAGCGATGCCTGCCATGACGCCACGCTCCTGGAACGCGTCGGCGGCGGGCGTGGCGGTCTTCAGGTAGCCGAAGACGGTATCGCCGCCGGCACCCGAAAAGAAGCCGTCCACGCCATACCGGTTGCCTGCGGCTTCCCATGCCTCGTTGACAGCGTGTTGTAGGATTCCGATCGCGGGCAAGACGGACGAGCGGGGCACGGGAAATTCGAGGTGGACATTTTCGAACCCGACTTCCACCGAGAAGAGTTCCCGTTCCAGTGCCTCCGTTACCAACTGGGCGTATGGGCGCTCGTCGGTTCCGGCCATGGGCATGACCAGGGTGCAAAAGGTGGCACGCAGCAAAGCATGGCGTAGGCACGTGGCAACGATGGACGAGTCCAGCCCACCCGACAGCTCGACCAAAAACCTATCGTTACCCGTGGATAAAACCCTGACCGCGCTGGATACGGCACTCCGGACATCTTCGGCGGCCACATGAGGGTCTGTGTGCCGAATGCCTTTTTCCACGAAGCGCCACGGCGACCAGGCGGAGCGAACCGAAACATCCCTTCCCCGGCAGGCCAGGATACTGCCTGGAAGCAATTCCCTGACGCGCTGCAGTGCCGTACGCGCCGTCTTGAGGTGGGGAAAGGTGAGGCCGTGTGCGATGGCCTGCCAGTTTACCGCCCTGCGATAGAGTCCCAGGTCGATGGCAAGGCCGATGTCCGAAGTAATGAAGCCTTCGCCATCGGCGAGCGAATAGACGCATGGCACGGCGCCAGAAGGGTCACGTAACAAAGTGATCGCCGAGATGTTGTCGCGGTCACCAAGAATGGCGAGATAGTTGCCCCAAGTGTTTTGCAGCAGTCGACTGGCGAGTTCGCGCGCCGAGCCACCGATATCCAGAGGTTGTGAGATGAGCTGGCCGTCTTTGGTGAAAACCTGGCCGATGAGCAGGCCGTGCCCGTGTATTGCAAGAGTAGGGACATCAATGGAAGCGAGGACCCTGACCGACGCTGATTCAAGCTTGCAGATCATTCCTTCGGCGCGCAGGAGCCTGTCCAGTTGAAACGTGTAGTCCGTGCTCCGGTTCAATCTTTCGCCGAGAAAGATGATATAGCGGTATTTCATCAGACCATCCTGATGGGGGTGTGCGCATGGGCGTCGGAGAGTGTTTCATTCAAGACAATGTCGCCGGCCTGTACCCAGCAATGCGCTGCGAAGGGATCCGGCATCACGCCGAAAACGATATTCGCCGATAGTCCACGTCGCGAAAGGAACCGAAGCAGGGACAAGGAATCCAGGAGGCAGATCGGTTCGATGGGCACATAGCGGCGCGCACGAGCGAATTGTCCGGTTGCCTGAAGCAGGTTGTCTTCAGGAGCGGCGGGTGTAGCGACCTCGTGCGCGCCTATTTTTCTGTCGCGGTATGCGCTGGCTTCGTCGAGATTCGTTTTGAGTGCACGAGTCTTCAGTTGGCGACGAGTCCAGCAGACGATCGCCATGACTTCGAAGACAATGGCCATACCGATCCGTTGACCCGCCATCGTGGCGGGTTGCTCGATTGCGCTGCAAGTCGGGCGCCGGATGTTCGCTATTGCGGTACGAGCTTTCAGGCTCGGTGCCTCGACCAGTATCCGCGCGGCCACGAGGCCATCCACTAGCGTGGGGGCGACATCTTCACTTGCCTGGAAGCGTCGCATGGCGTTCTCAAGAGCGCCAGTCAGCTTGAAGTACCGATCTTGCGCGACGTCGAGAAAAATCAGGTGTCCGTCGACGTCACAGTACGAGAGGTTTTCCCTGAGCCGATAGTGCATCGCCCGTTCCTCGGAATAGGGCGCGCACCACGGTGCGCGCCCTAGAGGGGTTACTCCTCGGAAATGCCGGGAATCATCGGAAGGCCGGGCCCGGTCGGCTCGATACCGCCAGCCTGTCCCTTCGTCTCGACGCTGGCAACACCGAGTACGATGACCTCCTCCGGCGTGTCGTTGCAGATGTTCTCGTTTGTGTTCATCTCGATCTCCTGCGTTCACGTCATGGCGGTTCCATGACGCGGCCAGCCTAGGAGTCGGAAATTTTGATTTTCAAATGATTTTTGCGCTGTCATCCGGTGATTATTCTGGAAGCGCGACGGTCGTCCTGTAATGCCGGGTTCTGCTTCGACGCCTCTTCGGCTGGCGGCATAGCCGCACATTACGCACACCGCTGAACTTGATCGATGAACCTACCGCTCTCGTGATCAACTCGCTGGAGCTGATCAGCTTCGGGCTGCGCTGTACGTGAAGCTCCTCGACATTAGTTCTGAGGCATTCACCCACTCATCGCCATGCAGTGAAGTAAGCAGGAGACGTGTAAGGGAATGCCCTTTTCTTTTGTAGGTGAATTCTTATTCACTCGGGTAGACTCTCATTTTTGATCCACTGCCGAAGAGCACAATCATGGCTATTAATCTTGAAACGCTGTCTCCTGCCGAACTCAAGGCACTCATCGCAAATGCCCAATCGCAGATGCAGGCTGCTCACGTCAATCACGTCAAAGAGGTACGGGAAAAAATCGAGCGTTTGCTGAAAAGCAGCGGCCTCACCCTGGCCGACGTGTATCCGACACGTAGCGGCAAAGGCGCCAAGGGGCCGAAGTCGGTAGTAGCCCCCAAGTATCGCGACCCTGCGAACGCCACGCAGACATGGTCAGGTCGTGGCAAGCGGCCGTTGTGGTTCGTGCAGGCCTTGAAGAAGCGCGGTGTCACCGCCGAGAGCCTCCTGATCGATGGAGCACCCAAGGCGGCTCCGGCGAAGGCCGTCAAGAAAGGCGCTGCCAAGAAAGTTGCAAAGACCGCTGCCAAGAAAGCGGCCTGAGGCCTAGGCGAGCCACGTTCCGCGGCGCAGGTGAAAACCTGCGCCCGGAATTCGGGCGTCTTTCCAGGCCCTCCGAAAAGCGGCTGTTTGAGGCCCGGCTGTCGGGGGGCAACGCCGTAACGGGCAATCGCTATGGTCCCGCAAAGCGGACCGCTGGCAGAGGACATCGGCGAGACCTAGCGAAGGTAGTCGCTGCCCTCGCTCAGCAAGGCCACGATGCACGGCACGAGTTTCTTCCGGCATTCGTGATAGTCGTGCAGTGCGGACTTCAGGGCCGGCATGTCGCGGGCCTGCCAGTGCCGGTTCAATTCCGAAAACTCTTCGAAGCCGTTTTTGAGCAATCCTTGCGCGGCCCGGCGTACCGGCGCCAGCCGGTCGTTGGCCTGCTTCACGGCGTGGTGCAAGGAGCCGTGGGCTGTCGCGCGGGCGATCGCGTCGAACAGTTGCCACGTCAGCTTGACCAGGTCGTCGCCAGCGGACGTGACCTCCAGCGGCTCCATTTTTCTGGCCACCCCCGAAACGCCAATGTCGCATGCCATCAACAACAGTCGTTCCATCCAGTCATAGAGATCGCGCATGGCGACTTCGGTGAGCAACGGAACGTGCAGTCCGCCACGGGCATGATCGACTAGCAGGGCTTCGCCGACCAGCCGATAAAGGGCGAACCGAACGGGCGTGGGGCTGGTGTTGAACTCCGCGGCGATCGTTGCCGGATCGATCCGCTGCCCGGGTGCGTAGCGTCCTGACCGCAGGGCGCGCCTGACCTGTCCGTACACGAATTCGCTCTTGGAGTGGATCGCATCCATAGCTGAACTCCATGTCTGCGGATGGTTGCTTCCCTGAGCCGGATGGTACAAGGGGCGGACGTCAGGCAAGGGACCAGACTTCCGCTCGTTGGACGGTGCACCGACTTGGGCAGCCCCATTCTGTTCTGCCGTCTGTCCGCCGCAGCCACGGCCGACCCAGTATGTCACTTTGGAGCGGACGACAGGTGTTCAATTCCGGATGCCACAGATTCGCGGAAGCTGGCACTGGCACTTCGCGAGCTTCGCTAGCGAAACTGATCATAGTAGTCGGCCAAGCTGACCAGCTTCGCCATCTTGCTATCCACCTTCGTCAGCGAGGTGCCTGTTTCGGCAACACTGTCCAACTCCGACAGCCTACTGGCCATCTGCGCTTTTCACTCGATGCATGGACTCGCCCTTCAGGTCCAGCTGGACACTGCTGTGGGGCGAATCGCTCCAGGATCGCGTCGGCCAAGCCCGGGGGCATTGATGCAGTTGTGCCAATTCTTGCCGACGGTGTGCAATTGGCGGCCGACCGCGGCATCGTAGTGTTCGGATCTGTGGTGCCCCTCTGCGTGAGATCTCCAGTGCTGGGCAATAGCTTGTATGCATGAATTCAACAGGTGCCATCGCCTCGCGGGGCGAGATTGGTTTATGGAGAGAGAGCGAATGCCACATGCATGACCGAAAGTAATCGCGAATGTGGATCGCAATAACCTGCTTGTTGAATTGGTGTCCGGGCTGGAACAAGAATGACCCGAACAAGCCGCTTCACGCACTGCGTGATGGCGCCGTGCATCCAGCAAACAGGGGAATGGCTGATGTCAGGGACGACGTGGATCGGACAGCGTGTCGTCGGCACGTGGCGCATGGACCATTCGCTCGCAATCGAGTGTGTGCCCGGAATAGATGTCCCGCTGCGCTCCATACCCATGGCCAGGACTTCCGCGCCCGCGCGCCAGGAATGGCTGATCAAGCAAATGCCACCTGCTATACCGCGGTCTTTTGCGCGGCGTGCCGCGCCGCGTCCGGTCATGTTGCTTCTTCTGGCGTTCCTGCTGACAAGCTTGTCGAGCGTGGCATGTGCAGATGATGGTTCCGGTCAGCCGATCAAGCAGATCAACGGTCCAAAAGATCCGAATAATGCGCCAGTGATCGTGCAAGGGTATACATTCGACCGCGATTCGCACTACGGCCATGGCGCTCTACTCGTAACTTCGAGCGGTGGAAACAGACACGCGACCGCCCTTTCGCCAGTGCATGTTTTTGCATCGACCAACCGGTCTCCGGCTCTGGATAACGACCCTAGCGGCTGCCAGAACAAACGTGGCGAGCCCATTCAGGTAAGCAGCGGCACCAAGCTGGAAACTTTTCCCATCTTCGCTCTGCCGGGCGAGATGGGATTGAAATATGTCCTTTACTACAACACCGCCGCTCATCCATCGCATTGGACAAGCAACTTCGGTTATTCGTTGGATACCTCCTGCGAGGACCAGATCGACAATACGACGGGGCGTTGTACTCATACCACGGCTTATCGTCCCGACGGCTCGACCCTGAAGTTCAGCGGTGGTCCGGATGCCTCGGTCTACCAGGAGACTTTCGAGAACGGTCAGAGCGTCACCAATGCCGTGGCGACGCTGAGCCGGGATCCGAACACCGGCAATTACACCCTCCAGGATGAGGATGCGTTGACCGAGGTGTACTCGTCGGCTGGTGGACTTCTGTCGATCAAGGATGCTTCCGGCATTGGCTGGACCATCGCTGCCAGCAGTAGCAGCATGATCGTCACTCATACCAATGGTCAGTCCATCACCGTTACTGGAGGTCCCGTAACCCAAACTCAGCAGAACGGCCAGAACGTCATCGGCCAAGTCGTCACGGTGACCGACCCTTCGGGTCAGACCTACACCTTCGATTACGGCGACGCCTATGCGCCCAATGCCGAAATCAGCGATGTCGCGTCCATCACTTTCCCAGGCACGCCCCCCACAGCCATTTCTTTCAAGTACAACTCGTACGCCACTCCTCCTTATGCGAACCAGCTGGTTGAATCCGATTACAACGGCGTGCCCTATGCGTACACCACGTACGTCACCGCATCTGCCAGCCCCTATTATGAATGGGCCAACAGCACGTCGCTGGCCGACGGTTCCGAGACTGTAGCGATCGCGTATGGCGCCAGCAGCGCGGGCAACCTGGCTGCGACGATCAGCAACCCGCTCGGTCACGTTTCGGTCAACACCTACGATGGGACGAATGGCACTGGTGGGGCCTACAACGCGC
This window of the Rhodanobacter soli genome carries:
- a CDS encoding benenodin family lasso peptide → MNTNENICNDTPEEVIVLGVASVETKGQAGGIEPTGPGLPMIPGISEE
- a CDS encoding GntR family transcriptional regulator yields the protein MDAIHSKSEFVYGQVRRALRSGRYAPGQRIDPATIAAEFNTSPTPVRFALYRLVGEALLVDHARGGLHVPLLTEVAMRDLYDWMERLLLMACDIGVSGVARKMEPLEVTSAGDDLVKLTWQLFDAIARATAHGSLHHAVKQANDRLAPVRRAAQGLLKNGFEEFSELNRHWQARDMPALKSALHDYHECRKKLVPCIVALLSEGSDYLR
- a CDS encoding asparagine synthase-related protein — encoded protein: MKYRYIIFLGERLNRSTDYTFQLDRLLRAEGMICKLESASVRVLASIDVPTLAIHGHGLLIGQVFTKDGQLISQPLDIGGSARELASRLLQNTWGNYLAILGDRDNISAITLLRDPSGAVPCVYSLADGEGFITSDIGLAIDLGLYRRAVNWQAIAHGLTFPHLKTARTALQRVRELLPGSILACRGRDVSVRSAWSPWRFVEKGIRHTDPHVAAEDVRSAVSSAVRVLSTGNDRFLVELSGGLDSSIVATCLRHALLRATFCTLVMPMAGTDERPYAQLVTEALERELFSVEVGFENVHLEFPVPRSSVLPAIGILQHAVNEAWEAAGNRYGVDGFFSGAGGDTVFGYLKTATPAADAFQERGVMAGIATIGNLATLHRCTVFKAGRLTLKKVLRRPRATWKEDRTLLNPACAATISEHHPWIDAPPGALPGDREKIHDLIGNQLFRDAGPRGPERSVHFPLLSQPVMEACLKVPTWMWIADGRNRAVARQAFADCLPRGILDRRSKGSYTGYMATVYTRNKPKMREFLEEGQLCAHDLLDHSALANFFAKDLAPRDLSFLRIFDLCAAENWARQQDYDPS
- a CDS encoding H-NS histone family protein, which encodes MAINLETLSPAELKALIANAQSQMQAAHVNHVKEVREKIERLLKSSGLTLADVYPTRSGKGAKGPKSVVAPKYRDPANATQTWSGRGKRPLWFVQALKKRGVTAESLLIDGAPKAAPAKAVKKGAAKKVAKTAAKKAA
- a CDS encoding lasso peptide biosynthesis B2 protein; translation: MHYRLRENLSYCDVDGHLIFLDVAQDRYFKLTGALENAMRRFQASEDVAPTLVDGLVAARILVEAPSLKARTAIANIRRPTCSAIEQPATMAGQRIGMAIVFEVMAIVCWTRRQLKTRALKTNLDEASAYRDRKIGAHEVATPAAPEDNLLQATGQFARARRYVPIEPICLLDSLSLLRFLSRRGLSANIVFGVMPDPFAAHCWVQAGDIVLNETLSDAHAHTPIRMV